From the genome of Ferviditalea candida, one region includes:
- a CDS encoding helix-turn-helix domain-containing protein, protein MEKNQLAQRIRAFRKLKGFTQSELAEMMGVSIAVLGSIERGTRNADAKIIQNISDALGIDKDELANG, encoded by the coding sequence ATGGAAAAAAATCAGCTGGCTCAGCGAATTCGAGCTTTTCGCAAATTAAAAGGCTTTACACAAAGTGAACTAGCCGAGATGATGGGAGTTTCCATTGCGGTTCTCGGATCGATCGAGAGAGGGACGCGCAACGCCGACGCGAAAATTATACAAAACATTTCGGATGCGCTGGGTATCGACAAAGATGAACTAGCTAACGGTTAA